DNA from Thermococcus argininiproducens:
ATTTGAACACCCACAAGATGTTCCAGCCATGAGAGGCAAGATACGCAGTCACCCGGCTGTTGTGGATATTTATGAGTATGATATACCATTTGCAAAGCGATATCTGATAGACAAAGGTTTAGTCCCAATGGAAGGAGAGGAAGATCTCAAACTCCTAGCCTTTGACATAGAAACCTTTTACCATGAGGGGGATGAATTTGGTAAAGGAGAAATAATCATGATCAGCTATGCAGACGACGAGGAAGCAGGAGTCATTACTTGGAAAAGAATTAATCTACCATATGTTCACGTAGTTTCTAATGAAAGAGAAATGATAAAGCGTTTTGTACAAATAATTAAAGAAAAAGATCCAGATGTAATTATAACTTATAATGGGGATAATTTTGATCTGCCATATCTCATAAAGAGAGCGGAAAAACTTGGAGTTCGTCTGCTTTTGGGTAGAGACAAAGAGCATCCTGAACCTAAAATCCAGCGAATGGGAGATAGTTTTGCAGTAGAAATTAAAGGTAGGATACATTTTGACCTTTTCCCAGTTGTACGAAGGACAGTAAATCTTCCCACTTATACCTTGGAAGCAGTATATGAAACGGTATTAGGAAAACAGAAAACTAAACTTGGAGCAGAAGAAATAGCCGCTATATGGGAAACAGAAGAAGGCATGAAAAAGCTTGCCCAATACTCAATGGAAGATGCAAAAGCAACTTATGAGCTGGGACGGGAATTTTTCCCCATGGAAGCAGAGTTGGCAAAGGTTATTGGTCAAAGTGTCTGGGATGTCTCAAGATCGAGCACTGGAAATCTTGTAGAATGGTATATGCTAAGAGTAGCCTATGAAAGAAATGAATTAGCTCCAAATAAACCAAGTGACGAAGAATACAAAAGACGTTTAAGAACCACATATATTGGGGGATACGTTAAGGAACCTGAGAGGGGTTTATGGGGAAATATCGTTTATTTAGACTTTAGAAGCTTATACCCCTCAATAATAGTGACTCACAACGTCTCTCCTGATACATTAGAAAGAGAAGGATGCCAAGATTATGAAGTTGCCCCAATAGTAGGGTATAGATTCTGCAAAGATTTCTCTGGATTTATTCCATCAATATTGGAGAACCTAATAGAAACAAGACAAGAGGTTAAAAAGAGGATGAAATCCACAACTGATCCAGTTGAGAGAAAAATGCTTGATTATCGGCAGAGAGCTTTGAAAATCCTGGCAAACAGTTATTATGGTTACCAAGGATATCCAAAAGCAAGATGGTACTCAAAAGAGTGTGCAGAGAGTGTTACAGCATGGGGAAGACACTATATAGAGATGAGCATAAGAGAAATAGAGGAAAAATTTGGCTTTAAAGTCTTATATGCTGACACAGATGGATTTTATGCCACAATACCAGGTGAAAAACCTGACAACATTAAAAAGAAGGCCAAGGAATTTTTGGATTATATAAATTCAAAGCTTCCTGGTTTACTTGAACTTGAATACGAGGGTTTCTATTTGAGGGGATTCTTTGTGACAAAGAAACGCTATGCAGTTATTGACGAAGATGGTAGAATAACTACAAGAGGTCTCGAAGTTGTGAGAAGAGATTGGAGTGAAATAGCCAAGGAAACTCAAGCCAAAGTATTAGAAGCAATACTCAGGGAAGGAAGTGTAGAAAAAGCTGTGGAAATAGTAAAAAGTGTTGTAGAGAGAATAGCTAAATATAAAGTGCCTCTTGAGAAGCTTGTCATTCACGAACAGATTACAAGAGAGTTAAAAGACTATAAGGCAATTGGTCCACACGTGGCAATAGCAAAAAGGCTCGCAGCGAAGGGTATAAAAGTGAAACCCGGTACAATAATAAGTTACATTGTTCTTAAGGGAGGAGGAAAGATAAGTGATAGAGTAGTCTTGCTTACGGAATACGACCCGAGAAAGCACAAATATGACCCTGACTATTATATAGATAACCAAGTCCTTCCAGCAGTTTTAAGGATACTTGAAGCGTTTGGCTATAAAAAAGAGGATCTAAGATATCAAAGATCAAAGCAAACCGGCCTAGAAGCGTGGCTTAGAAGATGAAGGCCTCTTTTTTATCCCAAGATTCTCTGCAAGCCTTTCTATTTCCCTACGAAAATCTGTTATGTGGTTTTCATTGACAATTAGATAATCCGCTAGAGCGATAACACTTCCAATGCCAAATTTGAGTTCTTTCCAATCCCTTGCCTCAAATTCATTCCATGTTCTCGGATCGTCGCTTCGTCCTCTTCTGTTAAGTCGTTCAAATCTCCGTTTTGGAGAAGAGTGGACCGCTATTATGACGATTTTCTCTTCAGGAAATGCATCTTTAAACGTTTGGATTTCATCCAAAGAGCGTACTCCATCAATTATAACAGCCTTATTATTTTTCAAAAGTTCTTTTACTCGAGGTACTGTGAGTTTTGCTACTGCATTGTCTCCAAGTTCTTGCCTTAACTGTATGCTCACACTATTCATGCCTTCTGGTGTTCTTGGCATCCCTCTTTTATCAGCTTCCTCTCTTACAATATCTCCCATAGAAACGTGAGGCACACCATATTTTCCAAAAATTCTTACTATTTGGCCTTTTCCGGATCCTGGCATTCCTACTACACAGATTATCATTGCCCACACCCATCTAAAGTGGAAAGCCTTAAAAAAGTTGCTCATTTGAAAAACGCATCTAGAGTCCCCTTCTTGGCCTTTTTCTTCTCTCGAACCTTTGGTAATTCAACCCCAAAGTGTTGATAAATCTTCTCTAAAACTCCGAGGCCAATGCCCTCTACTCTGAGAAGTTCACTTGGTTTTGCTTTTACAATATCTTCGATTCCTTTGAAGCCAGCATTGTAGAGAGCCCTAGCTCTCTTTCTTCCCACCATTGGTAGGGTAATAAGCTCAAGAAGCTCTTCCCTAACTCCATGCTTAACTCGTATGTGAAGCTTTTTCAAAAAGTCAATAACGTCGGACTTGGGATTGAAAAGCTTATACAGTTCTACTAAAGAATACATTAACCAGTCTACAAGTTCCAAGAGTCTATAAAGATCACCTGTGTCTATTTCGTAGGTTTCAAGGATTTTCGCTTCGTTTACTTCATTAATCCAGTCGAGGAGGAGTTTTGCAGTTTTTACCTCTCCCAAAAACTTTTCAAATTTGTAATCCTCCCAGTAAGGGATACTTTGGTATAGGTACTCTTCCATTTCGTAGGCATAATCCAGGATGTCTTCTTGTTCTTTTCGCCTTACCCTCAAAGACGTCATGTCAGGAGTTGAAGCCAAAAGTTGAAAAACTCCCAATGGGTTTGGCTTTTTCTCAAGCATTTCAAACGCATCTTTGAATTTCTTGGCCGTCAATGGATCAAGATACAGCTGAGAAGTCCTAATGCCAAATGGGAGTGGCATGAAGTGGTCATTTAAGTCAATATCTATGAACTCATTTTCAAGAAGGAAGTATACTATACTTTTTGCCTTACCCTCAAGTGCTTCTAGGTTCTTTCGTTGATGGTAATAGAAAGTTCTTTCGAGAAAGTTAATTAGTTCTTTAAAGTTTCCAACTCCAAAATTGGTTATCAGCGCTAGAATTTGGCTTCTAAAAGATGCCTCATTTGAGAGCATTGAGAAGAGTTTTTCTGGTTTGCCCATAATGTATCTTTTCATGATGTTCTCTGGTTTTTCTGTTTTTGCCACTATAATTGCCTGGCCTTCCCTGTCATATTTTGGTCTCCCCGCTCTTCCCATCATCTGCTGGATTTCAAGAACGGGAATATCAGTCCATCCAAAATTTGAATAACGTTTGGTATCCCGGATAATAACACGAAAAGCAGGAAGGTTAAGTCCAGCACTTAATGTCGGAGTTGCTGTTATTACTTTAATAAGTCCTTCTCTAAACATATCCTCTATAATTGAACGTTCTGCCCTTCCCAAACCTGCATGGTGGAATGCAACACCCTTTGCCAAGGATTCTTTAAGTTTTTCATTCGTTGGAGTATTTTCAAGTTCATTTGTCAATTGCTTTAACCTTCTTTCCTCTGGTTTTGTCAAAAATCTTGATATTTTTCCACTCAAAAGGAGGGCCTCTCTTTCAGCACTTCTTCTGGTGTTAACAAAAATTAATGCTTGCTTGCCTTTCTTTACGGCATCAAGAACGAGAGAATCCCATTGACTTGGAAACTTCTCTATGCTTCCGTCCTCCCAGAAAAGTTGACCATGATAAAAAACACCTCTTTTTAGAGTAACTGGTCTCCACTCACTCACAACTAATTCTGCATTTAACCACTCAGCGAGTTCTTCTGCATTCCCCGCTGTGGCGCTTAAACCAAGGATTTGGGCTTTATCCATTAGATGAGAGAGAATCATTTCAAGAGTTGCTCCCCTGTCGTAGGAACCAAGAAGATGAATCTCATCGGCTACTACGAGTCTAATATCCTTTATCCATGGGGATTTATGTCTTAAGAGTGAGTCAAATTTCTCAGAAGTAGCTATAATAATATCATATTTTCCAAGCCAACTCTCGGTACTGTCGTAGTCTCCAGTAGTCATAGTAATTTTGATCCCCAATTTTTCCCAGAATCTAAATTCTTTGTATTTTTCTTCAGCTAGGGCCTTTAAAGGAACAAGATAGATAGCTTTACTCTTTTCGTGAAGGATTTTGTTGATCATGACAATTTCTGCAACAAGGGTTTTTCCAGAGGCAGTTGGGATAGCTAGGACCAAATTCTTCCCCTTAAGTACTCCAGTTCTTAAGGCCTCTGCTTGGGGAGGATAAAGTCTTTCTATGCCTCTCTCCTGAATTAGCCTTATTATCCTTTCGTCTACTCCAAGTGATTTAAGTTCACTAACCTCCATAACCATCATCATGCCTATGAGAAAAGCGTTTATATAGCTTTTTGATGTAGTGACTTCCATGAAAATCGAGATACCATACCTAGTGATTGATATTAATGGGAAGCTCTTTATGATAGATGCCTATTTCTCAAAGAAAGTCGAAAAGATCGAACATGTCAGTGTCCTTATTAAGAAATTTGACAGAAGCCTACGTAAAGACCCACGTACTCCGCTTCCAAACTTAATTGATGAAGAAAATGTGGAGTATTTTATTAAGGATGTCTTTAAAGAGGTATATCACCGCTCAGGCAAGAAACTAGACAAAAGACTTCGCCATATTCGCAAGTGGAATCTTTTCCGACTATTTGGGATTCCAAGCGGGTTTAAGAGACATAAAGAGAAAGACGAAGAATTGGCAAGGGAAAATCGGGAAAGTCTTTTGGCACTGGCACTTCTTCAAAAAGTTCTTGGAATTAAAAACCCACAGGAACTTGAGAGTGTGAAAATAAAAGCTGTGGAATGGAGATACTACACAATTGAAATCAGAGAAGATGGTATATACAATGAAAAAGGAAAAAAAGACCCAATTTATACGGAACTTGTGGAGAGAGACAGTGGGTTTGCAGGGTCTATTCATGCTTTTGAATACAACCAACAGGCTACGTAGTGGTCTTTCTCTACTTCTACTAATGGAGGCTCGTCTGTTTTACATATACTTTTTGCGTAGGGACATCTTGGATGGAATCTACATCCACTCGGCGGGTTTATTGGACTTGGGGGTTCTCCACTAACCTTCTGTCTTTTGGCCTTTAACTCTTCAGCAAGCTCTGGATCAGGAACTGGTATTGCTGAGAGCAAGAATTGGGTATATGGATGTAATGGATTCTCGAAGATTCTCTCTGCAGGGCCAACTTCTACAAGTTTTCCTAGATACATCACGCCCATTCTGTGACTCATGTACTTAACAACTCCAAGATCATGAGAAATAAAGAGATATGTAAATCCAAAGTCGGATTGAAGGTCCTTCAGCATGTTTAGGATGTTTGCTTGTACTGAAACATCAAGTGCTGAGGTGGGTTCGTCTAACACGATAAATTCTGGCTTTAATGCTAATAGTCGGGCTAGTGCTATTCTCTGTCTCTGACCTCCACTAAATTCATGAGGATAACGATACAAGTGCATTTCGTTCAATCCAACACTTTCTAAAAGCTTAACTACAAATTCCTCTGGATCATCTACATGAATTCCATGAAATCTTACAGGTTCCATTATAATTTCAAAAACAGTTTGTCTTGGATTAAGGGAGGAGTATGGGTCTTGAAACATTATCTGGGCGTCCTTACGGAACTGTTTG
Protein-coding regions in this window:
- a CDS encoding DNA-directed DNA polymerase is translated as MILAADYITKDGKPIVRIFKKENGEFKIELDPHFRPYIYALLRDDSAIEEIMQIKGERHGKTVRIVDAIKVKKKFLRRPVEVWKLIFEHPQDVPAMRGKIRSHPAVVDIYEYDIPFAKRYLIDKGLVPMEGEEDLKLLAFDIETFYHEGDEFGKGEIIMISYADDEEAGVITWKRINLPYVHVVSNEREMIKRFVQIIKEKDPDVIITYNGDNFDLPYLIKRAEKLGVRLLLGRDKEHPEPKIQRMGDSFAVEIKGRIHFDLFPVVRRTVNLPTYTLEAVYETVLGKQKTKLGAEEIAAIWETEEGMKKLAQYSMEDAKATYELGREFFPMEAELAKVIGQSVWDVSRSSTGNLVEWYMLRVAYERNELAPNKPSDEEYKRRLRTTYIGGYVKEPERGLWGNIVYLDFRSLYPSIIVTHNVSPDTLEREGCQDYEVAPIVGYRFCKDFSGFIPSILENLIETRQEVKKRMKSTTDPVERKMLDYRQRALKILANSYYGYQGYPKARWYSKECAESVTAWGRHYIEMSIREIEEKFGFKVLYADTDGFYATIPGEKPDNIKKKAKEFLDYINSKLPGLLELEYEGFYLRGFFVTKKRYAVIDEDGRITTRGLEVVRRDWSEIAKETQAKVLEAILREGSVEKAVEIVKSVVERIAKYKVPLEKLVIHEQITRELKDYKAIGPHVAIAKRLAAKGIKVKPGTIISYIVLKGGGKISDRVVLLTEYDPRKHKYDPDYYIDNQVLPAVLRILEAFGYKKEDLRYQRSKQTGLEAWLRR
- a CDS encoding dephospho-CoA kinase, producing MIICVVGMPGSGKGQIVRIFGKYGVPHVSMGDIVREEADKRGMPRTPEGMNSVSIQLRQELGDNAVAKLTVPRVKELLKNNKAVIIDGVRSLDEIQTFKDAFPEEKIVIIAVHSSPKRRFERLNRRGRSDDPRTWNEFEARDWKELKFGIGSVIALADYLIVNENHITDFRREIERLAENLGIKKRPSSSKPRF
- a CDS encoding ATP-dependent DNA helicase produces the protein MEVSELKSLGVDERIIRLIQERGIERLYPPQAEALRTGVLKGKNLVLAIPTASGKTLVAEIVMINKILHEKSKAIYLVPLKALAEEKYKEFRFWEKLGIKITMTTGDYDSTESWLGKYDIIIATSEKFDSLLRHKSPWIKDIRLVVADEIHLLGSYDRGATLEMILSHLMDKAQILGLSATAGNAEELAEWLNAELVVSEWRPVTLKRGVFYHGQLFWEDGSIEKFPSQWDSLVLDAVKKGKQALIFVNTRRSAEREALLLSGKISRFLTKPEERRLKQLTNELENTPTNEKLKESLAKGVAFHHAGLGRAERSIIEDMFREGLIKVITATPTLSAGLNLPAFRVIIRDTKRYSNFGWTDIPVLEIQQMMGRAGRPKYDREGQAIIVAKTEKPENIMKRYIMGKPEKLFSMLSNEASFRSQILALITNFGVGNFKELINFLERTFYYHQRKNLEALEGKAKSIVYFLLENEFIDIDLNDHFMPLPFGIRTSQLYLDPLTAKKFKDAFEMLEKKPNPLGVFQLLASTPDMTSLRVRRKEQEDILDYAYEMEEYLYQSIPYWEDYKFEKFLGEVKTAKLLLDWINEVNEAKILETYEIDTGDLYRLLELVDWLMYSLVELYKLFNPKSDVIDFLKKLHIRVKHGVREELLELITLPMVGRKRARALYNAGFKGIEDIVKAKPSELLRVEGIGLGVLEKIYQHFGVELPKVREKKKAKKGTLDAFFK
- a CDS encoding ABC transporter ATP-binding protein; this encodes MEKVLEVKHLKKYFPVKGLFFTKGYVKAVDDISFEIYKGETFGLVGESGCGKTTTGRTILRLIEPTSGEIIFKGKNITELKGEELKQFRKDAQIMFQDPYSSLNPRQTVFEIIMEPVRFHGIHVDDPEEFVVKLLESVGLNEMHLYRYPHEFSGGQRQRIALARLLALKPEFIVLDEPTSALDVSVQANILNMLKDLQSDFGFTYLFISHDLGVVKYMSHRMGVMYLGKLVEVGPAERIFENPLHPYTQFLLSAIPVPDPELAEELKAKRQKVSGEPPSPINPPSGCRFHPRCPYAKSICKTDEPPLVEVEKDHYVACWLYSKA